One genomic segment of Bradyrhizobium prioriisuperbiae includes these proteins:
- a CDS encoding lysylphosphatidylglycerol synthase transmembrane domain-containing protein produces the protein MRQILLVALKILVSGALLYLALRGVNVSAILARMNQINLGWIAVAIAMTLVQILLGALRWREITALCGAPLSAAQALRFNMIGAFFNQSLPSSIGGDAVRLWLVSRTGAGWRAATYSVLVDRAIGLVALAILIVASLPWSYQLIGDARGRAALSLIDFGALAAGLAFLAFGRLSWAWLTAWLPTKHIHACAVIANKVIFSRQSGPKIAVLSLAVHVLAVVIAWAVVRSIAAPATFPQVFLLIPPIMLITMLPISIAGWGVREATMMVAFGYAGLPQADGLVVSILFGAVSFAVGAIGGLVWVFSAEKAAKGSAAMELQEQ, from the coding sequence ATGCGCCAAATCCTGCTCGTTGCGCTCAAAATCCTGGTGTCCGGGGCGCTGCTGTATCTCGCGCTGCGCGGGGTCAATGTGTCTGCCATCCTGGCGCGCATGAACCAGATCAACCTCGGCTGGATCGCGGTGGCGATCGCCATGACGCTGGTGCAGATCCTGCTCGGCGCGCTGCGGTGGCGGGAAATTACCGCGCTGTGCGGAGCTCCGCTTTCGGCTGCCCAGGCGCTGCGCTTCAACATGATCGGGGCATTCTTCAACCAGAGCCTGCCGTCGTCGATCGGCGGCGATGCCGTGCGGCTGTGGCTGGTGAGCCGCACCGGCGCCGGCTGGCGCGCCGCAACCTATTCGGTGCTGGTGGACCGCGCGATCGGCCTCGTGGCACTGGCCATCCTGATCGTCGCCAGCCTGCCCTGGAGTTATCAGCTGATCGGCGATGCCCGCGGCCGCGCCGCGCTGTCGCTGATCGATTTCGGCGCGCTGGCCGCGGGGTTGGCGTTTCTCGCCTTTGGCCGGCTGTCATGGGCCTGGCTGACCGCGTGGCTGCCGACCAAGCATATTCATGCCTGCGCGGTGATCGCCAACAAGGTGATTTTCAGTCGCCAGAGCGGCCCGAAAATCGCCGTGCTGTCGCTGGCGGTCCACGTTCTCGCCGTTGTGATCGCCTGGGCCGTGGTGCGCTCGATTGCGGCACCGGCGACATTTCCCCAGGTGTTCCTGCTGATCCCGCCCATCATGCTGATCACCATGCTGCCGATCTCGATCGCCGGCTGGGGCGTGCGCGAAGCGACCATGATGGTGGCATTCGGTTATGCGGGTCTGCCGCAGGCCGATGGCCTCGTGGTGTCGATCCTGTTCGGTGCGGTGTCGTTCGCGGTCGGGGCGATCGGCGGGCTGGTCTGGGTCTTCAGCGCCGAGAAAGCCGCGAAGGGATCGGCGGCGATGGAGCTGCAGGAGCAATGA
- a CDS encoding Gfo/Idh/MocA family oxidoreductase, translating to MSLKKVAPGAALRVGVIGAGIMGSNHARVLAGLPGIALTGIVDPLPAHRQRATEMVGCKTFTGLDELVAAGVDAVTVAAPTHLHHEISLELISRGIHVMVEKPIASTVQEGRDIVNAAQEAGVTLMVGHVERFNPAVAAIKQAIKDEDILSIAITRVGPFPPRMSNVGVVIDLAVHDIDLIRWFTESDIVDVQPQLSSAVAEREDIALLQFRTESGVLAHINTNWLTPFKARSVTVATRGKYVMGDLLTRQVTECFGFQPDGSYSMRHLPVGHDEPLRAELIAFADAVRSGKAPAVTGDEGVASLEIAIQCLETPAKPANTAGKRPRRAVG from the coding sequence ATGAGCTTGAAAAAAGTTGCACCGGGCGCGGCCCTCCGCGTGGGAGTGATCGGTGCGGGCATCATGGGCAGCAACCATGCCCGCGTGCTGGCCGGCCTGCCAGGCATCGCGCTGACCGGCATTGTCGATCCGCTGCCTGCGCACCGCCAGCGGGCCACCGAGATGGTCGGCTGCAAGACGTTCACCGGCCTGGATGAGCTGGTCGCGGCCGGCGTGGATGCGGTCACGGTCGCGGCGCCGACCCATCTGCATCATGAGATCTCGCTTGAACTGATCTCGCGTGGCATCCACGTGATGGTCGAGAAGCCGATCGCCTCGACGGTCCAGGAGGGCCGGGACATCGTCAATGCCGCGCAAGAGGCCGGCGTCACGCTGATGGTCGGCCATGTCGAGCGCTTCAATCCGGCGGTGGCCGCGATCAAGCAGGCGATCAAGGATGAAGACATTCTCTCGATCGCCATCACTCGCGTCGGCCCGTTTCCGCCGCGGATGTCGAACGTCGGCGTGGTGATCGATCTCGCCGTGCACGACATCGACCTGATCCGCTGGTTCACCGAATCCGACATCGTCGACGTGCAGCCGCAGCTTTCCAGCGCCGTCGCCGAACGCGAAGACATCGCGCTGCTGCAGTTCCGCACCGAATCCGGCGTGCTCGCCCACATCAACACCAACTGGCTGACGCCGTTCAAGGCGCGCAGCGTCACGGTGGCGACCCGCGGCAAGTATGTGATGGGCGATCTGTTGACGCGCCAGGTCACCGAGTGCTTCGGCTTCCAGCCCGACGGCAGCTATTCGATGCGCCATCTGCCGGTCGGCCATGATGAGCCGCTGCGTGCGGAGCTGATCGCGTTTGCTGATGCCGTGCGTTCCGGCAAGGCGCCGGCGGTGACCGGCGACGAAGGCGTCGCCAGCCTCGAGATCGCCATTCAGTGTCTGGAAACGCCGGCCAAGCCGGCCAACACCGCAGGCAAGCGGCCGCGCCGCGCCGTCGGCTGA
- a CDS encoding nucleotide sugar dehydrogenase, translated as MAHQRKIAVIGLGYVGLPVAVAFARDSRPVIGFDIDKTRIDELRDGRDRTREVDAAELRWPTLVFSDEAVRLSEADFFIVTVPTPIDDARKPDLGAMLAASRTVGGVLKKGDIVVYESTVYPGAVEEECAPILASVSGLRAGIDFSVGYSPERINPGDKQHRFETIIKVVSAQDAATLDIVADVYGSVVTAGIHRAPSIRVAEAAKVIENTQRDLNIAFMNELSLIFHALDIDTGDVLAAARTKWNFLPFQPGLVGGHCIGVDPYYLTHRAEKAGYHPEVILAGRRINDNMGQHVARECIRGLLRRKGSGGIVTVLGLTFKEDVPDTRNSKVVDIVRELESFGLTVQLHDPQANPDDAKHEYGLTLTAFETLRPAEAVIFAVAHSHYVAGGWPMIQGLLADGEGLVLDVKSKLDRAAVPAGIELWRL; from the coding sequence GTGGCGCACCAACGTAAGATTGCGGTGATTGGACTGGGTTATGTCGGCTTGCCGGTCGCGGTGGCTTTCGCCCGTGATTCCCGGCCGGTGATCGGCTTCGACATCGACAAAACGCGGATTGACGAGTTGCGCGACGGGCGCGACCGCACGCGCGAGGTGGACGCGGCCGAACTGCGCTGGCCCACGCTGGTGTTCTCGGATGAGGCGGTTCGTCTGTCCGAGGCGGATTTTTTCATCGTCACGGTTCCCACCCCGATCGACGACGCGCGCAAGCCGGATCTCGGCGCCATGCTGGCGGCGTCGCGAACCGTCGGCGGCGTGCTGAAAAAGGGCGACATCGTCGTCTACGAATCCACCGTCTATCCCGGGGCCGTCGAAGAGGAGTGCGCGCCGATCCTGGCGAGCGTTTCCGGGTTGCGCGCAGGAATCGATTTCAGCGTCGGTTATTCGCCCGAGCGCATCAATCCCGGCGACAAGCAGCACCGGTTCGAGACCATCATCAAGGTCGTCTCGGCGCAGGATGCGGCGACGCTCGATATCGTGGCCGATGTCTATGGATCGGTGGTGACCGCCGGCATTCATCGCGCACCGTCGATCAGGGTCGCGGAAGCCGCCAAGGTGATCGAGAACACCCAGCGCGATCTCAACATCGCTTTCATGAATGAACTGTCACTGATCTTTCACGCGCTGGACATCGACACCGGCGATGTTCTCGCCGCGGCAAGAACCAAATGGAATTTCCTGCCGTTTCAGCCAGGACTGGTCGGTGGTCACTGCATAGGCGTCGATCCGTACTATCTGACGCATCGTGCTGAAAAAGCAGGCTATCATCCCGAGGTCATTCTCGCCGGCCGCCGCATTAACGACAACATGGGCCAGCACGTTGCCCGCGAATGCATTCGAGGCCTTTTGCGGCGGAAGGGAAGCGGCGGGATCGTGACGGTGCTGGGTTTGACCTTCAAGGAAGACGTTCCGGATACGCGCAACTCCAAGGTCGTCGACATCGTCCGTGAACTGGAATCGTTCGGATTGACGGTGCAATTGCACGATCCGCAAGCCAACCCGGACGACGCCAAGCATGAATACGGTCTGACGCTGACTGCGTTCGAAACGCTGCGTCCGGCAGAAGCTGTTATCTTTGCCGTTGCTCACAGCCACTATGTCGCCGGCGGCTGGCCCATGATCCAGGGGCTGCTGGCGGACGGTGAGGGGCTGGTGCTCGATGTGAAGTCGAAGCTCGATCGGGCTGCGGTGCCGGCCGGCATCGAGCTGTGGCGTTTATAA
- a CDS encoding NAD-dependent epimerase, giving the protein MAEQAILVTGAAGFIGFHVAQRLLQAGKTVVGLDNLNDYYDPSLKDARLNVLHNDPRFQFVKMDLADEGGMDRLFAQHKFPVVIHLGAQAGVRYSLQNPRAYISSNLQGFGNVLEGCRHNGCRHLLYASSSSVYGANTKQPFSVHDNVDHPISLYAATKKSNELMAHSYSHLFRLPTTGLRFFTVYGPWGRPDMAMYIFTKAILEGRPIKLFNQGQMQRDFTYVDDIAEAIVRLTERPPQPDPSWSGDKPDPGTSTAPWRVYNIGNNKPEQLMHVVSVLEQALGQTAQKELLPMEPGDVPSTFADVDDLMRDVGFRPSTSIEDGIANFVRWYRDYHKL; this is encoded by the coding sequence ATGGCTGAACAGGCGATACTGGTGACCGGCGCGGCGGGCTTCATTGGCTTCCACGTCGCGCAACGATTGTTGCAGGCGGGCAAGACCGTGGTCGGTCTCGACAACCTCAACGACTACTACGATCCGTCCCTCAAGGACGCGCGACTCAATGTGCTGCACAACGATCCGCGCTTCCAGTTCGTGAAGATGGATCTTGCGGACGAAGGCGGCATGGACCGGCTGTTCGCGCAGCACAAGTTTCCGGTGGTGATCCACCTCGGCGCCCAGGCCGGTGTGCGTTACTCGCTGCAAAATCCGCGCGCTTATATCTCGTCGAATCTGCAGGGCTTCGGCAACGTGCTCGAGGGCTGCCGCCACAATGGCTGCCGGCATCTGTTGTATGCGTCGTCGTCGTCGGTCTATGGCGCCAACACCAAGCAGCCGTTTTCGGTGCACGACAATGTCGATCATCCGATCAGCCTGTATGCGGCGACCAAGAAATCCAACGAGCTGATGGCGCATTCCTACAGCCATCTGTTCCGGCTGCCGACCACGGGGCTGCGCTTCTTCACGGTCTACGGGCCGTGGGGACGCCCCGACATGGCGATGTACATCTTTACGAAGGCGATCCTGGAAGGACGCCCGATCAAGCTGTTCAACCAGGGGCAGATGCAGCGTGATTTTACCTATGTGGACGATATTGCCGAGGCCATCGTCCGCCTGACTGAGCGTCCGCCGCAGCCCGATCCGTCCTGGTCTGGCGACAAGCCCGATCCGGGTACCAGCACGGCGCCCTGGCGCGTTTACAATATCGGCAACAACAAGCCGGAACAGCTGATGCATGTGGTATCGGTTCTGGAGCAGGCGCTCGGGCAAACCGCCCAGAAAGAGCTTCTGCCGATGGAGCCGGGCGACGTGCCATCCACTTTCGCCGACGTCGACGATCTGATGCGCGATGTCGGTTTTCGTCCATCGACGTCCATCGAAGACGGCATTGCCAACTTCGTGCGTTGGTATCGTGACTATCACAAGCTTTGA
- a CDS encoding mannose-1-phosphate guanylyltransferase/mannose-6-phosphate isomerase — protein sequence MSDRIIPLIMCGGAGTRLWPASREGRPKQFLRLFGALSTFQETMKRVSDPSLFARVIVITNAAYRFMVLEQLAEIRLEADVLLEPARRDSGSAIAAGAAFARTRDPEAVVLALAADHVVKDTPAFVDACRRGLVGANAGRIVTFGVEPEHPSTEYGYIRPGETISGDIRAVAKFVEKPDAATAAGYVSDGYLWNSGNFMFRAETLLDEYAKFDADSVEAVTSAVSKAGRDLGFVTLDKESFEKARSISIDYAVMEKTSRAAVVAVACGWSDVGSWRAVWELSPKDDDGNVTQGQAVFEGSRNCNVSTDKTLVALEGVEDLVVVATQDAVLVSRQKDAGGLKRLVGRLRTIAPQVTEDHPKVHRPWGSYQSLDIGERHQVKRIIVKAGGRLSLQKHHHRSEHWIVVRGAALVTVNEMQKVVHENESIYIPIGATHRMENPGKIPLELIEVQTGSYLGEDDIVRIEDDYKRS from the coding sequence ATGTCTGATCGTATTATTCCCTTGATCATGTGCGGCGGCGCGGGAACACGGCTGTGGCCAGCCTCGCGCGAGGGACGGCCGAAGCAGTTTCTGCGGCTGTTCGGCGCGCTGTCGACATTTCAGGAAACGATGAAGCGGGTGTCGGATCCCTCGTTGTTCGCGCGGGTGATCGTCATCACCAACGCGGCCTATCGCTTCATGGTGCTGGAGCAGCTCGCCGAAATCCGGCTCGAGGCCGACGTGCTGCTGGAGCCGGCGCGCCGTGATTCCGGCTCGGCCATCGCCGCCGGCGCCGCGTTCGCGCGCACCCGTGATCCCGAGGCCGTGGTGCTCGCGCTGGCCGCCGATCACGTGGTCAAGGACACGCCCGCCTTCGTCGACGCCTGCCGCCGTGGCCTGGTTGGCGCAAATGCCGGCCGCATCGTCACGTTCGGCGTCGAGCCCGAACATCCCTCGACCGAATACGGCTACATCCGCCCCGGCGAGACCATCTCGGGCGATATCCGCGCGGTTGCGAAGTTTGTCGAGAAGCCGGACGCGGCGACCGCGGCCGGTTATGTCAGCGACGGTTATCTCTGGAACAGCGGCAACTTCATGTTCCGCGCCGAGACGCTGCTCGATGAGTACGCCAAGTTCGATGCCGACAGCGTCGAGGCGGTCACATCGGCGGTGAGCAAGGCGGGGCGCGATCTCGGATTCGTCACCCTCGACAAGGAATCGTTCGAGAAGGCGCGATCCATTTCCATTGACTATGCAGTGATGGAGAAGACCTCGCGGGCCGCGGTGGTGGCGGTCGCCTGCGGCTGGTCCGATGTCGGCTCCTGGCGCGCTGTCTGGGAATTGTCGCCCAAGGACGACGACGGCAATGTCACACAGGGCCAGGCCGTGTTCGAAGGCTCGCGCAATTGCAACGTGTCGACCGACAAGACCCTGGTCGCGCTCGAAGGCGTCGAAGACCTGGTCGTGGTCGCTACCCAAGATGCCGTGCTGGTGTCGCGCCAGAAAGATGCCGGCGGCCTGAAGCGGCTGGTCGGCAGACTGCGGACCATCGCGCCGCAGGTGACGGAAGATCATCCCAAGGTGCATCGTCCCTGGGGATCGTATCAGTCGCTCGACATCGGCGAGCGCCACCAGGTCAAGCGCATCATCGTCAAGGCGGGCGGGCGGCTGTCGCTGCAGAAGCATCACCATCGCTCCGAACACTGGATCGTGGTGCGCGGCGCGGCGCTGGTCACGGTGAACGAGATGCAGAAGGTCGTGCACGAAAACGAGTCGATTTACATTCCGATCGGCGCCACCCACCGGATGGAAAATCCCGGCAAGATTCCACTGGAATTGATCGAGGTGCAGACCGGTAGTTATCTCGGCGAAGACGACATCGTGCGCATCGAGGACGACTACAAGCGCTCGTGA
- the murJ gene encoding murein biosynthesis integral membrane protein MurJ, producing MLRRIFTVGGYTLLSRLTGFARDIMLAAILGAGPMADAFLVALRLPNAFRAIFAEGAFNTAFVPAYAHVHGERGEASAKLFADRIFTLLFISQVVLLIVAWLFMPQAISILAPGFSDDPTQRQLAIELTRITFPYLLLITLVTLYGGMLNVMHRFASAAAAPIFLNLAMMATLALAAFFPSAGHAAAWGVLISGFLQYFLLAADTARHGGLPKFAPLKLDDDVRGFFRTIGPATLGSMGTQVAVFADTVIATFLPAGALAALYYAERLYQLPIGVIGIAIGTVLLPEMSRRLTSSDHAGAMASQRRAFELTLLFSVPFIAAFLTVPDIIMRAMFARGAFTKADAAAAGATLAAYAVGLIPFVLIRSAVSTFYARKDTATPVKASLIGLAVNVLLKIALVGGLAQVGLALATAIGAWVNLLLVIGFAVRAKYLEFDRAFRLSLLKFATAGVLLAAVFWLTGRFAPLLLAGIATFRDELTLGLLMVVGTGVYGAAVWLLFGRRWVTSLVR from the coding sequence ATGCTCAGGCGTATTTTCACCGTCGGCGGATATACGCTGCTCTCGCGGCTGACCGGTTTCGCGCGCGACATCATGCTTGCGGCGATCCTCGGCGCGGGGCCGATGGCGGACGCGTTCCTGGTCGCGCTGCGGCTGCCGAATGCCTTCCGGGCGATCTTTGCCGAAGGCGCGTTCAACACGGCATTCGTCCCCGCCTACGCTCACGTCCACGGCGAACGGGGCGAAGCATCCGCCAAGCTGTTCGCGGACCGCATCTTCACCCTGCTATTCATCTCGCAGGTGGTGCTGCTGATCGTTGCGTGGCTGTTCATGCCGCAGGCGATCTCGATCCTGGCGCCGGGTTTCAGCGACGATCCGACGCAGCGTCAGCTCGCCATCGAACTGACCCGTATCACCTTTCCCTATCTGCTGCTGATCACCCTGGTGACGCTGTATGGCGGCATGCTGAACGTCATGCATCGTTTCGCCAGCGCAGCCGCCGCGCCGATTTTCCTCAACCTTGCCATGATGGCGACACTGGCACTGGCGGCTTTCTTTCCCAGCGCCGGCCATGCCGCGGCCTGGGGCGTGCTGATCTCCGGTTTCCTGCAGTATTTTCTGCTTGCGGCGGATACCGCGCGTCACGGCGGCTTGCCGAAATTTGCGCCCCTGAAGCTCGACGACGATGTCCGTGGATTCTTTCGCACCATCGGGCCCGCCACACTCGGCTCGATGGGAACACAAGTCGCTGTGTTTGCCGATACGGTCATCGCAACGTTCCTTCCGGCGGGCGCCTTGGCGGCGCTCTACTACGCCGAGCGGCTCTACCAGCTTCCGATCGGTGTGATCGGGATCGCGATCGGCACCGTGCTGCTGCCGGAAATGTCGCGGCGCCTGACCTCAAGCGATCACGCCGGCGCCATGGCCTCGCAGCGCCGCGCGTTCGAGTTGACGCTGCTGTTTTCGGTGCCGTTCATTGCGGCATTCCTGACGGTGCCCGACATCATCATGCGGGCGATGTTCGCTCGCGGCGCTTTTACCAAGGCGGACGCGGCGGCGGCCGGCGCCACGCTTGCCGCCTACGCCGTCGGGTTGATTCCATTCGTGTTGATCCGCAGTGCAGTATCCACCTTCTACGCGCGCAAGGACACGGCGACGCCCGTTAAAGCGTCGCTGATCGGCCTTGCGGTCAATGTTCTGCTCAAGATCGCGCTGGTCGGCGGGCTGGCACAGGTCGGGCTGGCGCTGGCCACAGCGATCGGCGCCTGGGTCAATTTGCTGCTGGTGATCGGGTTCGCGGTCCGGGCCAAGTATCTGGAGTTCGATCGGGCGTTCCGGCTGTCGCTGCTGAAGTTCGCCACGGCCGGCGTGCTGCTGGCGGCCGTGTTCTGGCTGACCGGCCGATTCGCGCCGCTGTTATTGGCGGGCATTGCGACGTTCCGCGATGAATTGACGCTGGGGCTCTTGATGGTTGTCGGAACAGGGGTTTATGGCGCCGCGGTATGGCTGCTATTCGGCCGCCGCTGGGTCACTTCTTTGGTGCGCTGA
- a CDS encoding glycosyltransferase gives MTDLSSRKAAILAHSETFAASRGDWRARARFFHDEDETYLRFLIPEGARVLDIGCGTGDTLAALKPSYGVGVDFSPAMIAQARVRHPELTFHLGDAEDPATITALEGPFDYILVLDTIGAVDDCQTFLSQLHPLCTRQTRLVIGYYSHLWHPVLRLAERGGRRMPHPEQNILSPADVRAFAGLADFDPVKSERRLLSPLALFGVGRFINRFISILPGFRALSLRHYAVCRSLPAAGSDVKSATVVIPARNERGNIEPAVQRIPQFCDDIEIIFIEGHSKDETFAEMERVKAAYPGKDIKTMVQPGKGKADAVFTAFDAARGDVLMILDADLTMPPEQLPKFWDAVQSGKGEFINGSRLVYAMDDGAMRFLNLIANRTFSYLFSWLLNQRYTDTLCGTKVMRRSDYQRLKAGKAYFGDFDPFGDFDLIFGASKLNLKSIDMPIRYAARSYGETQISRFRHGWMLLKMVVFAFFRIKAQ, from the coding sequence ATGACCGATCTTTCCAGCCGCAAAGCGGCCATTCTTGCACATTCGGAAACATTCGCCGCCTCTCGCGGTGACTGGCGCGCGCGTGCGCGCTTTTTCCATGACGAAGACGAGACCTATCTTCGTTTCCTGATTCCCGAAGGCGCGCGGGTGCTGGATATCGGGTGCGGCACCGGCGACACGCTGGCCGCGCTCAAGCCGTCGTATGGCGTCGGTGTCGACTTCAGTCCGGCGATGATCGCGCAGGCCCGCGTGCGTCATCCGGAATTGACGTTTCATCTCGGCGACGCGGAAGATCCGGCGACCATCACAGCGCTCGAAGGTCCGTTCGATTACATCCTGGTGCTCGACACCATCGGTGCGGTCGACGATTGCCAGACATTTCTGAGCCAGTTGCATCCGCTGTGCACGCGGCAGACGCGTCTCGTGATCGGCTACTATTCCCACCTCTGGCATCCGGTGCTCCGGCTGGCGGAGCGCGGCGGACGCCGGATGCCGCATCCGGAGCAGAACATCCTGTCGCCGGCGGACGTGCGGGCCTTCGCCGGTCTCGCCGACTTCGATCCGGTGAAATCCGAGCGCCGCCTGCTATCGCCGCTGGCCCTGTTCGGCGTGGGACGTTTCATCAACCGCTTCATCAGCATCCTGCCGGGCTTTCGGGCGCTGTCGCTGCGACACTACGCCGTGTGCCGCTCGCTGCCGGCGGCGGGATCGGACGTGAAGTCGGCGACGGTGGTGATCCCGGCCCGCAACGAGCGCGGCAACATCGAGCCCGCGGTGCAGCGGATCCCGCAATTCTGCGACGACATCGAGATCATCTTTATCGAAGGCCACAGCAAGGACGAGACCTTCGCGGAGATGGAGCGGGTCAAGGCGGCCTATCCGGGCAAAGACATCAAGACCATGGTGCAGCCCGGCAAGGGCAAGGCCGATGCGGTGTTCACCGCATTCGACGCCGCCCGCGGCGATGTGCTGATGATCCTGGACGCGGACCTGACCATGCCGCCGGAACAACTGCCGAAATTCTGGGACGCGGTGCAGTCGGGCAAGGGCGAGTTCATCAACGGCTCGCGGCTGGTCTATGCCATGGACGATGGCGCCATGCGTTTTCTCAATCTGATCGCCAACCGCACCTTTTCTTATTTGTTCTCGTGGCTGCTGAACCAGCGCTACACCGATACGCTGTGCGGCACCAAGGTGATGCGGCGCAGCGACTATCAGCGCCTGAAGGCCGGCAAGGCCTATTTCGGCGACTTCGATCCGTTTGGTGATTTCGACCTGATCTTCGGCGCCTCCAAACTCAACCTGAAATCGATCGACATGCCGATCCGCTATGCGGCGCGCAGTTATGGCGAGACCCAGATCTCGCGCTTCAGGCACGGCTGGATGCTGCTGAAGATGGTGGTGTTCGCGTTTTTCAGGATCAAGGCGCAGTAG
- a CDS encoding DegT/DnrJ/EryC1/StrS family aminotransferase, which translates to MNQHTPPQAIAFIDVVAQRRRLGQAIDDAVTRVLTHCQFLGGPEVTQFEADLAAFTGARHVVTCASGTDALLMLLMAKGFGPGDAVFCPSFTFCATGEAVALVGATPVFVDVEDSTFNLDPASLVRGIATAQKLGLVPKAVIPVDLFGQSADHDAIAAIAEAEGLFVLDDAAQGFGASYKGRRLGTFGHATATSFFPAKPLGCYGDGGAILTDDTELAETLRSIRVHGQGTDKYDNVRLGLTARLDTIQAAVLIEKLKIFQDEIDARNRVAKRYFDALHNIVTVPRVAEGNVSVWAQYTIRLPRGERDGFATELKARGVPTAIYYPKSLHQQTAYKHYPVAEGGLAISEQLSEEVISLPMHAYLDAATQDRVIQAVRDAVAS; encoded by the coding sequence ATGAACCAGCACACGCCCCCTCAGGCCATCGCCTTTATCGATGTCGTCGCCCAGCGCCGCAGGCTCGGACAAGCGATCGACGATGCGGTGACGCGGGTGCTGACCCACTGCCAGTTCCTCGGCGGTCCGGAAGTGACGCAATTCGAGGCGGATCTTGCAGCTTTCACCGGCGCCCGCCATGTGGTGACCTGCGCCAGCGGCACCGACGCGTTGCTGATGCTGCTGATGGCCAAGGGCTTTGGGCCCGGCGATGCGGTGTTCTGCCCGTCGTTCACGTTCTGCGCCACCGGCGAGGCCGTGGCGCTGGTCGGGGCGACGCCGGTGTTCGTCGATGTCGAGGACAGCACGTTCAATCTCGATCCGGCCTCGCTCGTCCGCGGCATCGCGACGGCCCAAAAACTTGGACTCGTGCCCAAGGCCGTGATCCCGGTCGACCTGTTTGGACAGAGCGCTGATCACGATGCGATTGCCGCAATCGCGGAGGCCGAGGGGCTGTTCGTGCTGGACGACGCCGCGCAAGGGTTCGGCGCAAGCTACAAGGGCCGCCGTCTCGGCACCTTCGGCCACGCCACCGCGACCAGCTTCTTTCCGGCCAAGCCGCTGGGATGCTACGGCGACGGCGGGGCGATCCTGACCGACGACACGGAGCTTGCCGAAACGCTGCGCAGCATCCGCGTGCACGGGCAGGGCACCGACAAATACGACAACGTTCGTCTCGGCCTGACCGCCCGGCTCGACACCATCCAGGCCGCGGTGCTGATCGAAAAGCTGAAAATCTTCCAGGACGAGATCGACGCCCGCAACCGCGTCGCCAAGCGTTATTTCGATGCGCTGCATAATATCGTCACCGTGCCGCGTGTCGCCGAGGGCAATGTGTCGGTGTGGGCGCAGTACACCATCCGCCTGCCGCGCGGCGAACGCGACGGCTTTGCCACCGAGCTGAAGGCGCGGGGCGTGCCGACTGCCATCTATTATCCGAAGTCGCTGCACCAGCAGACCGCCTACAAGCATTATCCGGTGGCCGAGGGCGGGCTTGCGATCAGCGAACAGCTGTCCGAAGAGGTCATCAGCCTGCCGATGCATGCCTATCTCGATGCGGCGACGCAGGATCGCGTGATCCAGGCTGTGCGCGACGCGGTCGCAAGCTGA